In one Candidatus Eisenbacteria bacterium genomic region, the following are encoded:
- a CDS encoding protein arginine kinase, whose protein sequence is MKLISLAQGLGRWLDGSGPSSDIVLSTRVRLARNLKEVPFTHRAREEQMAMVYSSVVSAVRKTPALVSSTALSMRELTPLDRQFLVERHLISHDLADNGRLRGLLMVPDESVSAMVNEEDHLRLQALSSGFQLRSAWEAVNAIDDELGQDLDYAFSDDLGYLTACPTNAGTGMRASVLIHLPSLVLTKQIGRVLQGITQVGLAVRGFYGEGSQIQGNFFQISNQTTLGQSERETVESLERVTRQIIDYEQRARDELLKDARVQIEDKIWRAYGTLRHSRVISSQEVINLSSAVRFGVALQMDGLASVQKLNELLIRTQPAHIQLATGREMEQRERNVIRADYVRKLLDNSAASAVNPN, encoded by the coding sequence ATGAAGCTGATCTCGCTCGCCCAGGGCCTGGGGCGGTGGCTCGACGGGTCGGGCCCGTCGTCCGACATCGTGCTGAGCACCCGCGTCAGGCTGGCCCGGAATCTCAAGGAAGTCCCGTTCACCCACCGGGCGCGGGAAGAGCAGATGGCCATGGTCTACTCGAGCGTCGTCTCGGCGGTGCGGAAGACGCCCGCGCTCGTTTCCTCGACGGCGCTCTCGATGCGGGAGCTGACCCCGCTCGACCGGCAGTTTCTCGTGGAGCGGCACTTGATCTCGCACGATCTCGCGGACAACGGACGGCTGCGCGGGCTCCTCATGGTTCCCGACGAGAGCGTCTCGGCGATGGTGAACGAGGAGGACCATCTCAGGCTTCAGGCCCTCTCGTCCGGATTTCAGCTCCGCTCGGCGTGGGAGGCGGTGAACGCCATCGATGATGAACTGGGCCAGGACCTCGACTATGCTTTCAGTGACGACTTGGGGTATCTGACCGCCTGTCCGACGAACGCGGGCACGGGGATGAGGGCTTCGGTCCTGATCCACCTGCCCTCGCTCGTATTGACGAAGCAGATCGGGCGCGTCCTCCAGGGCATCACGCAGGTCGGCCTCGCCGTGCGGGGGTTCTACGGCGAGGGCTCGCAGATCCAGGGGAATTTCTTCCAGATCTCGAACCAGACGACGCTCGGTCAGAGCGAGCGGGAGACGGTCGAAAGTCTCGAGCGCGTGACCCGGCAGATCATCGACTACGAGCAGCGGGCCCGCGACGAGCTGCTCAAGGACGCGCGCGTTCAGATCGAGGACAAGATCTGGCGTGCGTACGGTACGCTGCGGCACAGCCGCGTGATTTCGTCGCAGGAGGTCATCAACCTCTCGTCGGCGGTGCGTTTCGGCGTGGCCCTCCAGATGGACGGGCTGGCGAGCGTGCAGAAGCTGAACGAGCTCTTGATCCGGACGCAGCCCGCCCACATCCAGCTGGCGACCGGGCGGGAGATGGAACAACGGGAACGGAATGTGATCCGCGCGGATTACGTGCGGAAGCTACTCGATAACAGCGCGGCGAGCGCCGTGAATCCGAATTGA
- the bamA gene encoding outer membrane protein assembly factor BamA, whose protein sequence is MLFLTGPLERTGRSATTAPRGGLVRRTLVWLAVAGSLGLFLSARQGLAIEGIPSLAPTDSAAGLQVPIVPPLDGGAAAGKIIRAIRAKGFVNVDSMVIIRTFGLRIGDPYTREAVREAVRKLYQSGLYTDVNVVDAVEGDGVTLTVVVQERSRIKGIRFQGAKKIEESKLKAKLTIADGQLLDQGTLDLDAGKITEAYAEDGYPRAKVTARTDPAGAGVVQVVFVVDEGPKVKVRGVVFHAVGGGPSFKPADLRGAMKSKMPGFLRGGTFKPSQLDQDATQLRLFMRSRGYKDADVDSIRPVYTEDGTGVALHVYLREGSRYRFGIALWSGNTVVPTPILTSVTAVQPGGPYSEAQIHKTLEGAYTLYQEQGFLYLSIEPKFTERDSIVDIEFAIQEGSRSRVADLEIVGNTRTKENVVRREASVRPGDVFRRSALIRTQRDIFGLGFFQDVNVDYEPTGDSADIKLTLKVQEKQTGTASAGAGFASSTGLTGFVELGHNNLFGNGQSVNLHLERGGKRSSYEIAFTDPWFRDTPLTAGFSLFNTERELDVYNRKDVGGGIRFGRPVSWPDYTRGLISYDLRNVTLSNFIAHQPGESSNLTTLRNTDWPRLVSSVTLSFSRTSTDNPFYASKGSRTTWTNTVAGGALGGVEEFYKSTFDIKNFSRLSGPLVLMLRARTGFLGGSSVPDYERFRLGGTAVDYLRGYPDYYVVPRTNITRDPVTGLVLERYPGGRRMLVAGAEIQFPIAEPLHGLLFFDAGNAWNSTREIDLGDLRRSVGFGVRFEVPALGRIGFDLGYGLDREEGPGWKTHFQLGNTL, encoded by the coding sequence ATTCTCTTCTTGACCGGCCCGCTCGAGAGGACAGGGAGGTCCGCGACGACGGCGCCCCGCGGGGGCCTCGTTCGGCGGACGCTCGTCTGGCTTGCCGTGGCGGGATCTCTCGGTCTCTTCCTGAGCGCTCGCCAGGGCCTCGCCATCGAGGGAATCCCGAGCCTGGCGCCGACCGACTCCGCGGCCGGGCTCCAGGTCCCAATCGTTCCGCCCCTCGACGGGGGAGCGGCCGCCGGCAAGATCATCCGGGCGATCCGCGCCAAGGGGTTCGTCAACGTGGACTCCATGGTCATCATCCGGACCTTCGGGCTTCGCATCGGCGACCCCTACACCCGGGAGGCCGTCCGGGAGGCCGTCCGGAAGCTTTACCAGAGCGGGCTCTACACCGACGTCAACGTCGTTGACGCGGTCGAGGGGGACGGCGTGACGCTCACGGTGGTCGTGCAGGAGCGCTCGCGGATCAAGGGGATTCGGTTCCAGGGCGCCAAGAAGATCGAGGAATCGAAGCTCAAGGCCAAGCTGACCATCGCCGACGGCCAGCTTCTGGATCAAGGGACGCTCGATCTCGACGCGGGAAAGATCACCGAGGCCTACGCGGAGGATGGATACCCTCGGGCCAAGGTGACGGCGCGGACCGATCCGGCCGGCGCGGGCGTCGTGCAGGTCGTCTTCGTGGTGGACGAGGGCCCGAAGGTCAAGGTCCGCGGCGTCGTCTTCCACGCGGTGGGGGGCGGTCCGTCGTTCAAGCCCGCCGACCTTCGAGGAGCCATGAAGAGCAAGATGCCCGGGTTCCTGCGGGGGGGAACCTTCAAGCCCTCGCAGCTCGACCAGGATGCCACCCAGCTCCGGCTCTTCATGCGGAGCCGCGGCTATAAGGACGCGGATGTCGACTCGATCCGCCCGGTCTACACCGAGGACGGAACGGGGGTCGCCCTCCACGTTTATCTACGTGAGGGCTCGCGCTACCGCTTCGGGATCGCCTTGTGGAGCGGGAACACCGTCGTCCCAACGCCGATACTGACGTCCGTGACGGCGGTCCAGCCCGGAGGGCCGTACAGCGAGGCCCAAATCCACAAGACGCTCGAAGGGGCGTACACGCTCTACCAGGAGCAGGGATTCCTCTACCTCTCGATCGAGCCGAAATTCACCGAGCGGGATTCGATCGTGGACATCGAGTTCGCGATCCAGGAGGGGTCGAGATCCCGCGTCGCCGACCTCGAGATCGTGGGGAACACGCGGACGAAGGAAAACGTGGTGCGGCGGGAGGCGTCGGTCCGTCCGGGCGACGTCTTCCGGCGTTCCGCGCTGATCCGTACCCAGCGCGACATCTTCGGATTGGGCTTCTTCCAGGACGTGAACGTCGACTACGAGCCGACGGGTGACAGCGCCGACATCAAGCTCACCCTCAAGGTGCAGGAGAAGCAGACGGGAACCGCGAGCGCGGGGGCCGGGTTCGCGAGCAGCACGGGATTGACCGGCTTCGTGGAGCTGGGGCACAACAACCTGTTCGGGAACGGGCAAAGCGTCAATCTCCACCTGGAGCGCGGCGGAAAGCGGAGCAGCTACGAAATCGCCTTCACCGATCCTTGGTTCCGGGATACGCCGCTCACCGCGGGGTTCAGCCTCTTCAATACCGAGCGGGAGCTGGACGTCTACAACCGGAAGGACGTCGGCGGCGGGATCCGGTTCGGGAGGCCGGTGTCCTGGCCGGACTATACCCGCGGCTTGATCTCCTACGACCTGCGCAACGTGACCCTCTCCAATTTTATCGCGCACCAACCCGGCGAATCGAGCAACCTCACGACGCTCCGCAACACGGACTGGCCGCGCCTCGTGAGCAGCGTGACGCTGAGCTTCTCTCGCACCAGCACGGATAATCCGTTCTACGCTTCCAAGGGATCGCGCACGACCTGGACCAACACGGTCGCGGGCGGGGCTCTGGGCGGGGTCGAGGAATTCTACAAGAGCACGTTCGACATCAAGAACTTCAGCCGCCTGAGCGGACCGTTGGTGCTCATGCTCCGGGCCCGCACCGGCTTTCTGGGCGGCTCCAGCGTCCCCGACTACGAGCGGTTCCGGCTGGGAGGCACGGCGGTCGACTACCTGAGGGGGTACCCCGATTACTACGTGGTCCCCCGGACCAATATCACGCGGGACCCCGTGACCGGCCTGGTGCTCGAGCGCTACCCGGGCGGGCGGAGGATGCTCGTCGCCGGCGCCGAGATCCAGTTCCCGATCGCGGAGCCGCTCCACGGCCTCCTGTTCTTCGACGCGGGGAACGCCTGGAATTCGACGCGCGAGATCGACCTGGGGGATCTTCGCCGATCCGTCGGCTTCGGGGTCCGGTTCGAGGTTCCGGCGCTGGGCCGGATCGGCTTCGACTTGGGCTACGGCCTTGACCGGGAGGAAGGGCCCGGTTGGAAGACCCACTTCCAGCTGGGCAATACCTTGTGA
- a CDS encoding bifunctional UDP-3-O-[3-hydroxymyristoyl] N-acetylglucosamine deacetylase/3-hydroxyacyl-ACP dehydratase, whose product MNTPNQRTLGRVIAYDGVGLHTGVGCHVEFRPAAPGTGIRFVRLDLPGKPEIPVAPRYARVDTDHMRRTILKNGDAEVHTVEHILAAAAGLGIDNLIIALNAQEPPEPADGSAGPYVRLFQDAGIVEQPAPRRYFRVTEPVRYEENGVILVGLPHDGLRVTFTIEYTNAWRGTQHATYDIDPEVFIREIAPARTFVLERDVEKLRARGMILGGTLQNAVVVQPTGIMNQEPLRFEDEFVRHKILDFLGDLYLLGRPARGHFLSIKSGHATNVRFVQRLAAAEEPGNLLRTATSNGDSGPIQLDINAIQKIMPHRYPFLLIDRILSLEANRVVGIKNVTINEPFFSGHFPGHPIMPAVLIIEAMAQCGGVLLLNTVERPKDKLVYFMGINNAKFRKPVRPGDQLRFELTLLRLKSRICKMEGKAYVDGDLVAEAELLSSIVERSP is encoded by the coding sequence GTGAACACTCCCAACCAGCGCACGCTCGGCCGCGTCATCGCGTACGACGGGGTCGGCCTCCATACCGGCGTCGGCTGTCATGTCGAGTTCCGTCCGGCCGCGCCGGGCACGGGGATTCGGTTCGTCCGGCTCGACCTGCCCGGCAAGCCCGAGATTCCGGTGGCGCCCCGTTACGCGCGCGTCGACACCGACCACATGCGGCGGACGATCTTGAAGAACGGCGACGCCGAGGTGCACACGGTCGAGCACATCCTGGCCGCGGCGGCCGGATTGGGAATCGACAATCTCATCATCGCCCTGAACGCGCAGGAGCCGCCCGAGCCGGCCGACGGCAGCGCGGGCCCCTACGTCCGCCTCTTTCAGGACGCGGGGATCGTGGAGCAGCCGGCGCCGCGGCGTTACTTCCGGGTCACCGAGCCGGTCCGCTACGAGGAGAACGGGGTCATCCTGGTGGGGCTGCCGCACGACGGCCTGCGCGTGACCTTCACGATCGAGTACACGAACGCCTGGCGGGGCACCCAGCACGCCACCTACGACATCGATCCGGAGGTCTTCATCCGGGAGATCGCGCCCGCGCGCACCTTCGTGCTCGAGCGCGACGTGGAAAAGCTCCGCGCGCGGGGGATGATCCTGGGCGGCACGCTCCAGAACGCCGTCGTCGTGCAGCCGACCGGGATCATGAACCAGGAGCCGCTCCGGTTCGAAGACGAGTTCGTCCGGCACAAGATCCTGGATTTTCTCGGGGACCTCTATCTGCTCGGGCGCCCGGCCCGGGGGCATTTCCTCTCCATCAAGTCGGGCCACGCGACCAACGTGAGGTTCGTCCAGCGGCTTGCGGCCGCGGAGGAGCCGGGCAACCTGCTCCGCACGGCGACCTCGAACGGAGACTCGGGCCCGATTCAGCTCGACATCAACGCGATCCAGAAGATCATGCCGCATCGGTACCCGTTCCTGCTCATCGATCGCATCCTGAGCCTCGAGGCGAATCGGGTCGTCGGCATCAAAAACGTCACGATCAACGAGCCCTTTTTCTCGGGCCATTTTCCGGGTCATCCGATCATGCCGGCGGTGCTGATCATCGAGGCCATGGCGCAGTGCGGGGGAGTGCTTCTCCTCAACACGGTCGAGCGCCCGAAAGACAAGCTGGTCTACTTCATGGGAATCAATAACGCGAAGTTCCGGAAGCCCGTGCGGCCCGGGGATCAGCTTCGGTTCGAGCTGACCCTGCTCCGCCTCAAGTCACGGATCTGCAAGATGGAGGGGAAGGCCTACGTCGATGGAGACCTCGTCGCGGAAGCAGAGCTTCTCTCAAGCATTGTCGAGCGCAGTCCCTGA
- the lpxD gene encoding UDP-3-O-(3-hydroxymyristoyl)glucosamine N-acyltransferase — MHSRVGDHRRGESPKRGEAADPEPEPVPGLPEGGPVLPGRRGAAGPGRPRDRGRGEGRVGVLERGVSVGPRAVVQAGCFVGAGARIGADAFLYPNVTLRERCEIGARAIIHSGTVIGSDGFGFVRDGDVHRKLPQVGNVVVEDDVELGACVTIDRATTGTTRIGAGSKIDNLVQIAHNVQVGKNCIIVAQVGISGSTVLGDDVVLAGQVGVVGHIEIGAGAMIGAKSGVSKSVKPGEKLFGYPALPVTQAMRIEASLRHLPELLQTVRQLKRRVEELEGPSSLK; from the coding sequence GTGCACTCACGCGTCGGCGATCATCGTCGCGGAGAATCACCGAAACGTGGCGAAGCCGCTGATCCAGAACCCGAACCCGTACCTGGCCTTCCTGAAGGCGGTCCGGTTCTTCCAGGGAGACGAGGAGCGGCCGGCCCAGGGCGTCCACGCGACCGCGGTCGTGGCGAAGGACGCGTCGGGGTCCTGGAACGGGGCGTTTCCGTGGGCCCGCGCGCGGTCGTCCAGGCTGGATGCTTCGTCGGCGCCGGCGCGCGGATCGGCGCCGACGCGTTTCTCTATCCGAACGTGACCCTGCGCGAGCGATGCGAGATCGGAGCGCGGGCGATCATCCACTCCGGAACGGTGATCGGAAGCGACGGATTCGGTTTCGTGCGCGATGGCGATGTGCACCGCAAGCTCCCCCAGGTGGGCAACGTCGTCGTGGAGGACGACGTGGAGCTGGGCGCCTGCGTCACCATCGATCGCGCGACGACCGGGACTACCCGGATCGGCGCCGGCAGCAAGATCGACAACCTGGTCCAGATCGCCCACAACGTCCAGGTGGGCAAGAACTGCATCATCGTGGCCCAGGTCGGGATCTCGGGAAGCACCGTCCTCGGCGACGACGTGGTCCTGGCCGGCCAGGTCGGCGTCGTCGGGCACATTGAGATCGGAGCCGGCGCTATGATCGGCGCCAAGTCGGGCGTATCGAAGTCGGTGAAGCCCGGCGAGAAACTCTTCGGATATCCGGCCCTCCCGGTCACGCAAGCGATGCGGATCGAGGCCAGCCTGCGGCATCTGCCCGAGCTCCTCCAGACGGTTCGCCAGCTCAAGCGGCGCGTCGAGGAGCTCGAGGGTCCCTCCAGCCTCAAGTGA
- the lpxA gene encoding acyl-ACP--UDP-N-acetylglucosamine O-acyltransferase has protein sequence METSSRKQSFSQALSSAVPEVDRLTGTWARVEGAVLPLPSAREHARPSVHPAAIVEKGAELGPGVEIGPFSYIGPKAVLGEGTRVGLHVVIEGRTTIGARCQIHHGAVIGNLPQDLKYRGAPSEVVIGNDTTVREYATIHAATEEGETTLVGDHVLLMAYAHVAHNCRLGNHVILANAVNLAGHVRVDEYAILGGLTPVHQFVAIGCHAFVGGGSRVPQDVPPYVKAAGNPLRACGLNAIGMDRRGIPAEVRLELKRAYRILYRSQLNVSQALDRIQGELKPYPEVHEFVEFVRSSERGIVR, from the coding sequence ATGGAGACCTCGTCGCGGAAGCAGAGCTTCTCTCAAGCATTGTCGAGCGCAGTCCCTGAAGTCGATCGCCTGACCGGGACGTGGGCCCGCGTCGAGGGCGCGGTGCTCCCGCTCCCCAGCGCGCGGGAGCACGCCAGGCCGTCGGTCCACCCGGCCGCGATCGTCGAAAAGGGGGCGGAGCTGGGTCCGGGCGTCGAGATCGGACCCTTCTCGTACATCGGCCCGAAGGCCGTGCTCGGGGAAGGGACACGCGTTGGGCTCCACGTCGTCATCGAGGGGCGCACCACGATCGGGGCCCGTTGCCAGATCCATCACGGGGCGGTGATCGGGAACCTGCCCCAGGACTTGAAGTATCGCGGCGCGCCGAGCGAGGTCGTGATCGGGAACGACACGACCGTGCGCGAGTACGCGACGATCCACGCCGCGACCGAAGAGGGGGAGACCACCCTCGTGGGCGACCACGTGCTCCTGATGGCCTACGCCCACGTCGCGCACAACTGCCGCCTCGGAAACCACGTCATCCTCGCCAACGCGGTCAATCTCGCCGGCCACGTCCGGGTCGACGAGTACGCGATTCTCGGCGGCCTCACACCGGTCCACCAATTCGTCGCGATCGGCTGCCACGCGTTCGTCGGCGGCGGCTCGCGCGTGCCTCAAGACGTTCCGCCGTACGTGAAAGCGGCCGGGAACCCGCTCCGGGCCTGCGGGCTGAACGCGATCGGAATGGATCGCAGGGGGATCCCCGCCGAGGTTCGCCTCGAGCTCAAGCGCGCCTATCGCATTCTCTATCGCTCCCAGCTCAACGTCTCCCAGGCCCTCGATCGGATCCAGGGGGAGCTGAAGCCGTATCCCGAGGTCCATGAATTCGTGGAATTCGTCCGGAGCTCGGAGCGGGGCATCGTCCGGTGA
- a CDS encoding Gfo/Idh/MocA family oxidoreductase translates to MRGIRPELGAGHRPVKAVRVGVVGVGHLGTHHARAWSRIEGVALAGAYDPDPGARGRTAGEPALKFFDSFEALLDQVDLVSIAAPTPAHADLAIESLGRGVHVLVEKPIAAHPEQGERMLQAARHAERVLSVGHVERHNPAVAAALPHLRSPKFIEAHRLAPPVNRGIDVDVVLDLMIHDLDLTLLATRSRIVEVHAVGVPVLTPRIDIANARLVLESGCVANLTASRISREKVRKIRFFESSEYLSIDCLNRTIEAYSLAPASAGAEAGDWMRRIRPLAIRVTESDPLESELRHVLSLLAEPARSWAESETALDALRAADLIGRQIAPILPQGIPV, encoded by the coding sequence ATTCGTGGAATTCGTCCGGAGCTCGGAGCGGGGCATCGTCCGGTGAAAGCGGTTCGCGTCGGGGTGGTCGGCGTCGGCCACTTAGGCACCCACCACGCGCGCGCCTGGTCCCGGATCGAGGGGGTGGCGCTCGCGGGGGCCTATGACCCCGACCCCGGCGCCCGCGGGCGGACGGCCGGGGAGCCCGCGCTCAAGTTCTTCGATTCTTTCGAAGCGCTCCTGGATCAGGTCGATCTCGTCTCGATCGCGGCCCCCACCCCCGCGCACGCCGATCTCGCGATCGAGTCGCTCGGGCGCGGGGTGCATGTCCTCGTCGAGAAGCCGATCGCGGCGCACCCGGAGCAGGGCGAGCGGATGCTTCAAGCGGCCCGCCACGCCGAGCGCGTCCTCTCGGTCGGGCACGTGGAGCGCCACAACCCCGCCGTCGCGGCGGCGCTCCCGCACCTTCGCTCCCCCAAGTTCATCGAAGCCCACCGCTTGGCCCCGCCGGTCAACCGGGGGATCGACGTCGACGTCGTCCTCGACCTGATGATCCACGACCTGGATCTGACCCTCCTCGCCACGCGCTCGCGCATCGTGGAGGTGCACGCGGTCGGGGTTCCCGTCCTCACGCCGAGGATCGACATCGCGAACGCCCGGCTGGTCCTGGAATCGGGCTGCGTCGCGAACCTGACGGCGAGCCGGATCTCGCGCGAGAAGGTCCGCAAGATCCGGTTCTTCGAGTCGAGCGAGTACCTCTCGATCGATTGCCTGAATCGGACGATCGAGGCGTATTCGCTCGCCCCCGCGTCGGCCGGGGCGGAGGCCGGCGATTGGATGCGCCGGATTCGCCCGCTCGCGATTCGCGTAACGGAGAGCGATCCGCTGGAGTCCGAGCTCAGACACGTCCTCTCCCTCCTGGCCGAGCCGGCGCGCTCGTGGGCGGAGTCGGAGACGGCTCTCGACGCGCTCCGGGCGGCCGATCTGATCGGGCGGCAGATCGCGCCGATTCTCCCCCAGGGCATTCCGGTCTGA
- a CDS encoding OmpH family outer membrane protein has product MTIQRSRGALVWALAGVIVALFAGAVSVRADIKIGFIDSDRIFAEYPKTREAQESFNREVQELSKTAKEKKTEIDELQRKLDQQGPMLSEAKKDEQNREIQRKSSEYETFVQTNWGPGGRISKLNEEYLKPIVDRVHAIVAEFGTEEGYSLILDKALDLTDRVLLALRQEDEGTRRTTPRTNQGSGTNQNTGNQGQQ; this is encoded by the coding sequence ATGACTATACAGAGGAGCAGGGGTGCGCTAGTGTGGGCCCTTGCGGGCGTGATCGTGGCCCTCTTCGCGGGGGCGGTCAGCGTCCGGGCCGACATCAAGATCGGGTTCATTGACTCGGACCGGATCTTTGCCGAGTATCCGAAAACCCGGGAGGCGCAGGAGTCGTTCAACCGGGAAGTACAGGAGCTCTCAAAGACCGCGAAAGAGAAGAAGACCGAAATCGACGAGCTCCAGCGAAAGTTGGATCAGCAGGGTCCGATGCTCAGCGAAGCCAAGAAGGATGAGCAGAATCGGGAGATCCAGCGGAAGTCGAGCGAATACGAAACGTTCGTCCAGACGAACTGGGGTCCGGGCGGGCGAATCTCGAAGCTGAACGAAGAGTACCTGAAGCCGATCGTCGACCGCGTGCACGCGATCGTGGCCGAGTTCGGAACCGAGGAGGGCTACTCCCTGATCCTGGACAAGGCGCTCGATCTGACCGACCGGGTTCTTCTGGCGTTGCGCCAGGAGGACGAGGGGACCCGCCGAACGACACCCAGGACCAACCAGGGTTCCGGAACCAATCAGAATACGGGCAATCAAGGCCAGCAGTGA
- a CDS encoding ATP-dependent Clp protease ATP-binding subunit has product ESEIERVIQVLSRRKKNNPILIGEPGVGKTAIAEGLAERIVENKVPETLKDKRIVTLDLAAVVAGTKYRGQFEERLKAVMNEIRESKDTIIFIDELHTIVGAGGAEGAIDASNMLKPALARGELQCIGATTLDEFRKYIEKDGALERRFQPIMVDPPSVDETIQIILGLRDKYEAHHGAKYTDDAITVAVKLADRYINDRFLPDKAIDVIDEAGACARLSISAIPTEVRELEKQVEEVAKEKEAAIQQQEFEKAARIRDREKELRAKLRELKKNWTEIKHETQATVDADLISTVIARMTGIPIARIEEKESEKLLRMEEEIRKSIVGQDEAVAAVSRAIRRNRAGLRDPRRPIGSFIFLGPTGVGKTELARVLARFLFDDPDALIRIDMSEYMEKFSVSRLIGAPPGYVGHEEGGQLTEKVRRKPYSVVLLDEIEKAHPDVFNILLQVLDDGQLTDSLRRKVDFKNTVLIMTSNLGARQIKGGRSLGFSERSEESSYTGMKQTVMDELKKSFNPEFLNRIDEAIVFHPLERPQMAQITAILLEQVADRLKTNGIRVTLDHTVVELLIEKGFDVTLGARPLKRSIQKLIEDPLSEHVLRGHLKDGSEVVVSRQGDELTFSS; this is encoded by the coding sequence GCGAGTCCGAGATCGAGCGCGTGATCCAGGTCCTCTCCCGCAGGAAGAAGAACAATCCGATCCTGATCGGTGAGCCCGGCGTCGGCAAGACCGCGATCGCGGAGGGTCTCGCGGAGCGTATCGTCGAGAACAAGGTCCCCGAGACGCTCAAGGACAAGCGGATCGTGACGCTCGATCTGGCGGCGGTCGTCGCGGGCACGAAATACCGCGGCCAATTCGAGGAGCGGCTCAAGGCGGTCATGAACGAGATCCGCGAATCGAAGGACACGATCATCTTCATTGACGAGCTCCACACGATCGTCGGCGCCGGAGGCGCGGAGGGCGCGATCGACGCGTCCAACATGCTGAAGCCGGCCCTGGCCCGCGGCGAGCTCCAGTGCATCGGGGCGACCACGCTCGACGAGTTCCGCAAGTACATCGAGAAGGACGGCGCCCTGGAGCGGCGGTTCCAGCCGATCATGGTCGACCCGCCCTCGGTCGATGAGACCATCCAGATCATCCTGGGCCTCCGCGACAAGTACGAAGCGCACCACGGGGCCAAATACACCGACGACGCGATCACCGTCGCGGTGAAGCTCGCCGACCGCTACATCAACGACCGGTTCCTTCCCGACAAGGCGATCGACGTGATCGACGAGGCGGGCGCGTGTGCGCGGCTCAGCATCTCGGCCATTCCGACCGAGGTGCGCGAGCTGGAGAAGCAGGTCGAGGAGGTGGCGAAGGAGAAGGAGGCGGCGATCCAGCAGCAGGAGTTCGAGAAGGCCGCCCGGATCCGCGACCGCGAGAAGGAGCTCCGCGCGAAGCTTCGCGAACTGAAGAAGAACTGGACCGAGATCAAGCACGAGACCCAGGCCACGGTGGACGCGGACCTGATCAGCACGGTGATCGCGCGGATGACCGGGATCCCGATCGCGCGCATCGAGGAGAAGGAATCGGAGAAGCTCCTCCGCATGGAGGAGGAGATCCGGAAGTCGATCGTGGGCCAGGACGAGGCGGTCGCCGCGGTCTCCCGCGCGATCCGGCGCAACCGCGCCGGGCTTCGCGACCCGCGCCGTCCCATCGGCTCCTTCATCTTCCTCGGCCCGACCGGCGTCGGCAAGACCGAGCTCGCCCGGGTCCTCGCGCGCTTCCTCTTCGACGATCCCGACGCGCTGATCCGGATCGACATGTCCGAGTACATGGAGAAATTCTCGGTCTCGCGCCTCATCGGCGCCCCGCCGGGATACGTCGGCCACGAGGAGGGCGGCCAGCTCACCGAGAAGGTGCGGCGGAAGCCCTACTCCGTCGTCCTCCTGGACGAGATCGAGAAGGCGCACCCGGACGTCTTCAACATCCTTTTACAAGTACTTGACGACGGCCAGCTGACCGACAGCCTGCGGCGGAAGGTCGACTTCAAGAACACGGTCCTCATCATGACCTCGAACCTCGGGGCCCGGCAGATCAAGGGCGGGCGGAGCCTCGGGTTCTCGGAGCGGAGCGAGGAGTCGTCCTATACCGGGATGAAGCAAACGGTCATGGACGAGCTCAAGAAGTCGTTCAATCCCGAGTTCCTGAATCGAATCGACGAGGCGATCGTGTTCCATCCGCTCGAGCGACCGCAGATGGCCCAGATCACGGCAATCCTCCTGGAGCAGGTCGCGGATCGCCTGAAGACGAACGGCATCCGCGTGACGCTCGACCATACGGTCGTGGAGCTCCTCATCGAGAAGGGCTTCGACGTCACCCTCGGCGCCCGGCCGCTCAAGCGCAGCATCCAGAAGCTGATCGAGGATCCTCTCTCCGAGCACGTGCTGCGCGGCCACCTGAAAGATGGGAGCGAGGTTGTTGTTTCCCGCCAGGGCGATGAGCTGACATTCTCTTCTTGA